The DNA region TGATTCGACTCCTCCTGATAGTCCTCTGGGTTCTTCCGAGGATACCCTTCTACCTGTATCTGAAGAGTCCCAATACATTAGTTCAGATACCGATGAGGATCCGTCTGAGGATACTGTGACCTATATGCATGTTTCTCCCCTATTTCCAGTACCTGAGTCCCCAGTTGTTAGGGCGGATTCACCAGCTCCCACGCTTGATTCCCCAGCTCTTGATAGGGTTCCTGTTGTTCCTGTACCTGCGCATGTTAGCGATGATTTGGCTCGGGACCGTGATTTTTTGTTTGCCCATGTACCAGAGTTGAGATCCCTGGTAAATAGGTTGGCCAGTGAGTCTCGACTTCAGATGTTGATGCTAGAGCCCGAGTGACGTGTTCATATCGAGATGGTTGAGAAGGTTACTCGTAGATGTTTAGATTAGGGTCCTTCTTGTAGTGATGCCGATGCCGAGGTCCGCAGAGTTCATAAGTTGTTGCAAAGGATGTTGTCGGTGTTGAGGGAGGTCCTCGACCATCATATTTAGTTATGATTGTGAGTTCAGACAGGACATCTGGTAAAGCCAATATTATGTTATTGTTGTTTCTCAAAACCGGTAGGATTGGGATgcttggtcagatgtcgggttTCCCTTATGTTGTATTGTGATCTATTTTAGTGTCAGATGTATCGTTGGTAGTTAGTTATAAGTTAGAGGTAGATAGGGGGGATATTTTTCAGCTTATCCTCTATTTCACCCTGCTTTGTTATTGTACTTTGATTCTAGAACTTGTTGTACTGAGCTATTTATCTACGTACCTTTATTCCTTATTATGGTTCTTGAAATTCATAAACTATTTCCATAACATGTTTACCTAGCATTCTTGTTTAACACTTTTGTGATAACCGATCTTGTCATGTGAGAACCCTAACCGGTGAGAGAtttatgtagtaataggattgcatgtgcaaatggGTAAAACTTAAAAAGTGTTATAACCCGCTATTCTTAAAGAATTATTGTtgatatatatgccatgctattgTATTGCTAAATAATTACTCATCAGGATTATAAATATGGCCACTTCACCAAATCAACCTGAAGAAAAAACACAAACTAAAAACTGAGAACAAAATAAAGACACCCATATGATGAATCGATCTCTTAAACTCTTACAATAATCTTCAGCCTCAAGAATCGGAAATTTCAAACACTTCCAATCCGTTCATCCCCAAAATTTGTCGGATTGCCCGATCCGATTAAAGCAAAGTcctggttaagagaaatggagaaaacTTTTGAACTAGCTGAGGTTAAGGACGAGAAGAAGACGAAATATGTGAGTTACTACTTGAAGGATGAGGCTagctattggtgggaatctaccaAAGCATTGCAGGAAAGCTATCTTTTGGCAGAAGTttacagaattgtttttggagAAGTATTTACCGAGTTATATGCAAGGTCAATTGGAGATGATATTTCTGGATTTGAAGCAGGAAAATATGACTGTGGCGGAGTATAAGGTGAAGTTTACAGAATTAGCGAGATTTGTGCCAGAATACGTGGATACAGAAGctaagaaagctaaaagatttcaaCAAGGACTTAAGTCATGGATTCGGAATCAAGTGGCTCTTCTtgatataaaaatatatgttgcTACGGTACAACAAGCAATGATTGTGGAAGGAGAAGGAGAAGCAACTAAAAGGGAAAATGAAGgaaagaaaaggaagtttgaggaTTCAGAACAGGATCAAAGAAGCTCTAAGTTTAGGGGAAAGTTCGGGAAGAATGTTAGAAATGCCAGTCATAAATTCCAGAAGTTTAATCCTGGAAATGGGAATCAAAAGTATCGTTTTCAGAAAAGCTGGACAATCGACGAGGGATAGTAGGCCTTCAATATCGGAATGCAAAGTCTGTGAAAAGAGACATCCTAGAAAGTGTAACAAGCTCAATGTGACTtattttaagtgcaaccagaatGGTCATTACTCATCGGAATGTACGAGTGTTGTGGGGAAACCAAAGATGGCTTATTTCAAGCGCGAAAAGGTTGGCCGTATGGCAGGGATTTGTAAGTAATCTATTCAGAaagccaatgttcttaggattgctagACCACCGTCTCCACCAGCACAATTAGTTCATCCAAGGGCACGAACATTCAATATGACAATAAAAGATGCAGTGCAAGATGTtgatgtggtagcaggtatgcgTGCTATAAATACAGTAGAAGTTAAAGTGTTAATcgattctggagctactagatcttttatctctaaaAATGTCATTGATAgattaaattgtgttgcgtaccctttAGAATCTAGTTTAGTTATCGAAATAGCAAATCAGGAAAGAGTTACTGCCACTAGGATGTGTCCTAATTGTGATATTATTATAGAAGGTTGGCACTTTTATCCCGACTTAATACTGTTTAAGTTAGGAAAATTCGACGTCATACTCGGAATGGATTGGTTAGAGAACCAAGATGCGTATATCGAATGTAGAAGAAAGAAAGCAAAATTGAGGTCCAAGGATAAAACTAGGGTGATATTTAAAGGGAAGAAGCAAGACAGGAAATTTCTAACAGAGATTCAGACAAGGAGATTATTACGCCACGGATGCGAAGCCTATTTGGCTCATGTAAAGGATGTTGAGAAAGAACCCCTTAAGATTGACGACATTCATGTGGTTAAAGAATTCTCGAATGTATTTCCCGAtaaattacctggactacctctggatcgagaaatcgaattcagGATTGTTAGATATTTAGTGCAacaaaggggggtgaatgtgttttcttgatttttaggcTTTTTCAAACTGtttggatatggtgaacaaagtagtATAATTTGTAGGGATATTGTGTTTAACAGAGTTAATAAAGCATGCACAACAAAcacaaaattttcaaaactcacttaactttgtaataaaattaagtttatCTTGCTACAAATTTTTGGGTTCTTTATAAGTAAACAACTCAGTTTTTATCTTAAAAGAGTACtagaaaatctagatctgttttGTTACTTTTAAAAACAAaagaccagtgtttactttatagattagtaaacacgggtttacacaacatgcaagatcgatgtactaaaccctactttaagttatctctaaagctttctatttctagcttagtgaatccttgcaaatcttgtagatctgtgaccttcctttgtcagttaatcttggcccttgatcatgcactcttcaagctgcttttgtagaatttttagtctaagtgattagatcatttgttgattgataatcttgaatctttaaatTGTCTGTATTCTGTACatgaggttcatatcgagatctccagtttgttatagagagaactgacatctcgataagtataatggcttattgatatctctgagttctctataagtgttttgacttgtcgaggtctctgagttctctattagtgaatttggcttgtcgaggtctctaaatTCTCTATatgtgtctttgacttgtcgagatctctgagttctctataggtgaactgggcttgtcgaggtctccaaatcttTGTATATagatatgacttatcgatatctctgagatctctatatgcattttgacttgtcgatatctatgagttctctaatgagaaattgacttgtcgatatcttcaatcttcatatcttcatttgactagtcgatatctctgagttctttatatgcagaaatgacttatcgatatctccaatcttcatatttCATTTCACTTGTAGATATCTATGAGaattctctataagctattttggacttgtcgataagtcattctggagttctcgaatgacttctctatatgacttgatatgtgacttgtagatatcttgactttgaatatttttcctaaaatatatttattcaactccaaacttcttcaccttttctctgaggcattatattgttgatcttcttcctgagtttattcttaggcttgagactattCACAGAACAATACTCTAGTAtaatctttaacatttttacagactcaagtaatacaatactaaatatagatttagactatcatacaactaaatcttagggctgtcaatttaaCATAATCTTGTTATATTACAGGCAtttcttgcacaacaatctcccccaatttgtgagaagattgcttatcacaaattcatgccttgTAACAAGACTAATCCCAAGTTACAAAtataacgactgggaaatttacgttgtattatatcatagttataataaattatgtgtattaatatgtcatttagGTGTGGTTATCGGTTAAACCCTgattgttatgtgttacgtgcattttGTGTCATTTATGTATTTTTAAGGTAGTTTGTAGATGTTTTATTTCgcattcataggtttcatttcaaacgttttatgacccaaaccatgattttaaagccagtatttcaaataaaataatgggccttatttttcatgaaacggcttttaccatcgccttattctgaacatctagatattttataaattttctcgttttgcgaaaaatgacttctccgggccccattgggtgttaaaaaccccacaaaaatcacatttttatttttataaaattataggacttttatttataccatttctttgtatttttgcattattaacaatttttgg from Apium graveolens cultivar Ventura unplaced genomic scaffold, ASM990537v1 ctg5391, whole genome shotgun sequence includes:
- the LOC141702636 gene encoding uncharacterized protein LOC141702636; its protein translation is MVITHRNVRVLWGNQRWLISSAKRIARPPSPPAQLVHPRARTFNMTIKDAVQDVDVVAGMRAINTVEVKVLIDSGATRSFISKNVIDRLNCVAYPLESSLVIEIANQERVTATRMCPNCDIIIEGWHFYPDLILFKLGKFDVILGMDWLENQDAYIECRRKKAKLRSKDKTRVIFKGKKQDRKFLTEIQTRRLLRHGCEAYLAHVKDVEKEPLKIDDIHVVKEFSNVFPDKLPGLPLDREIEFRIVRYLVQQRGVNVFS